The nucleotide window TCTCCTGACTATTTTCCCGCGAGTCCAATTCGGTGAAAACTGCGTCTAAGCGATGGCTTCCTAAACCAGCCACACCCCTTCCCGCACCCAGCCTCGAAGCCCCGCCTTCGGCCCCGCCCTTCTCCCGGTCTCCTTTGCGCGGCGCGCCTGCGCCTGCGCCTGCGCCGGCTTCCAGCTGGAGCTGGACCCGAGAGCCGGAGGGGCGTGCGCGCGCGCCCTCAGCCCTGTTGCGCGCGCGGTGTCACCTTGGGCGCGAGTGgggccgcgcgcgcgcgcaggaCCCGGAGCTGGGGGCCATTGAGTGGCGATGGCGGCGACGGCGAGTCCCGGGGCCGGCGGGATGGACGGAAAGCCCCGCACCTCCCCCAAGTCCGTCAAGTTCCTGTTTGGGGGCCTGGCCGGGTAAGCTCCGGCCCCAGGGATGGGACGGGAGGAGGAAGGGACGGGTGCAAGGAACCGAGCCCGGTTCATCTTTGCGTCTGTTGCGGCGAACGGAGCCGGCTCGGGGTCAGCGCGGCCCCCGGCGTATTGTGAGGTCCTTGATGGGCCGTCATGGACCTCTTCACCCACTGCAGGACCCCTGCTGGTCTGCGTACTGGGTCATTGCTCGGCTTTCCCGGGTTGTGTGGGGTTCCAGGTCATTGCATGGCTCCTGTCGCGCTACGTGAAGTCCCAGGTCATGAATGCCCACCTCCTTTCCCCCGGGGTCGGACAGCTTCCAGTTCCAGGTCACCGCTTGACCCCCTTGACCGGAGCACTTGCATTGCAGGGCCCTCGTTGGATCACTGGACTTTTCAGATCTATTGTTCTTGGTCCGAGTAGAAGCTTATGCACATACCCACTAGTCTCCTGAACGCTTAGTTAATCACGTGAAAGGCTTTGCACTTTGTGATCCCTTGTTGCCAGGTTCCAGTGGGCATTGGTAGGTCCGAGACACGTGGCCCTTGACTCTGCTTCTGCCTTCCTCCAGGATGGGAGCCACAGTTTTTGTGCAACCGCTGGATCTGGTGAAGAACCGGATGCAGCTGAGCGGGGAAGGAGCCAAGACACGAGAGTACAAAACCAGCTTCCATGCCCTCACCAGCATCCTGAGGGCAGAAGGGCTGCGGGGCATTTACACTGGGTACTGAGGCcacaggagagggggcagggtaTGGGCTGGCAGCTCCTGGACCTTGGCCTGATGCACTGACTCCTTCGCTCCCCAGGCTGTCAGCTGGCCTGCTGCGCCAGGCCACCTACACCACCACCCGCCTTGGCATCTACACGGTGCTGTTTGAGCGCCTCACTGGGGCTGACGGTACACCCCCTGGCTTTCTGCTGAAGGCCCTGATTGGCATGACGGCCGGTGCAACTGGTGCCTTTGTGGGAACACCAGCTGAAGTGGCTCTCATCCGCATGACCGCCGACGGCCGGTGAGTTCCAGGTCAGGTGGCACCCTAGCTCCATTCCCTGGAATCTAAAGTCAGAGGACTGGTTTCTTATCGTTGGTCTGAGCTGAGCATTGATGTGTTCCGGCCTCCCTTTCTTTGCTcctgtggggcgggggggtgtctATCCTGAGCTCGACCCCTTCCTGTCTTCCCACCAGGCTTCCGCCTGACCAGCGCCGGGGCTACAAAAACGTGTTTAATGCCCTGATTCGAATCGCCCGGGAGGAGGGAGTGCCCACACTGTGGAGGGTGAGTGAAGGGGCcggaggctggggcgggggggggggggggtcacgtcCCCACCGTTTCTGACACACACCGCCCCCTCCTCTCCACAGGGCTGCATCCCTACCATGGCTCGTGCTGTCGTGGTCAACGCGGCCCAGCTCGCCTCCTACTCCCAGTCCAAGCAGTTCTTACTGGACTCAGGTGAGACCCAGAGCTGGGCTCTTggcccctggcctggcctgggccagctctgagctgactgtCACCCCACTCTGCCTCCCCCAGGCTACTTCTCCGACAATATCCTGTGCCATTTCTGCGCCAGCATGATCAGTGGCTTGGTCACCACTGCCGCCTCCATGCCTGTGGACATCGCCAAGACCCGGTGAGCGTGCAGGCCCGGTCCCGGAGGGGGATAGGAGGGCCCGCTTTATGTCTCTCAAGcgcctgcttcctcctctccaggATCCAGAACATGAGAATGATTGACGGGAAGCCAGAATACAAGAACGGGCTGGTGAGGAAGCTGGGCTGGGGCTCAGGCTGGAGGGTGGTGACggtggtggggaagagggacacaGCCCTAGAAGCCAGGCCTTaaccctgcctgcctgcccgTTTAGGACGTGCTGGTGAAGGTTGTCCGCTACGAGGGCTTCTTCAGCCTGTGGAAGGGTTTCACGCCCTACTACGCCCGCCTGGGCCCCCACACCGTCCTCACCTTCATCTTCTTGGAGCAGATGAACAAGGCCTACAAGCGTCTCTTTCTCAGTGGCTGAGGCAGGCAAGGGGCCCAGAGCCGGTGTGCCAGGGCTCCCCTCACCCGCTGCCCCACAGTCAGTGTGCCCCCGGGGGCCTGGACTCCGCTGCCCTGGgcccctgtatttatttttcctccacgGTCTGGTTCTCTCCTTTGCGGTAAAGGACTTTGGTCTGTCCTACCGCTGCGTCACCTCGCCCTCCCTGTCCCGATCCTCGTGACATCTCTGCCCCTGGCTGTGCCTCAGAGGGAGCTGGGAAACTCCCTGAGGATTTCCGGTCTCCTCTTGGGTGTTAGTTTCAGGGCATGTAGGACAGCAGAGGACCCGCCTTCTCAGTGGGTAAACCAAGGCAGAGCTGAGGGGACAGGAGACGGCAGAAGCCGTTGGGACAGTCACAAGGTCTGCAGTGGGAGGACGTGACCCTTCCTCCACCTCACTGAGGACATGATCAATAAATCGGATTGATGACACCACCCCCAGATCTGGATAGTtgtgaggggggtggaggggaggaagcCGGACGGACGAGGGGAGGTCCCTGGGAAACAAAAACCGGAGTTTCTAAGCAAAGTTGTTAAAAGAAGAGGCGAACGCCGCCGTGTAAAACAGCGTTGTCGTCACAGCAGGTAAGGAAAACGAAAGCGCGGGTCCTGCCAGCCACTAGAGTCAGTCCCAGGATGTCAGAATCACCTCACGTGATTCCTAGGAAAAGCCTCCGGGCTCCCGTGGCTCTTACTGCAGCCCAAAGAGGAGGGAACGAGGAGTCAGTGGGGAAGGCTGATCTGTGGGAAGAGGGTGATTGAAAGAAATCAGCGTGGAGCTGGGGCCCCCAAAGCCTGGAGGCTTGAGGAGATGGGGTGTGTTAGCTAGAATCCTGATCTGAGCCCTACCCTGCGGAGAGTGACTACGTTCCCCGTTTTCTTTAGAAGAAAGATTCCCAGGCGGTGCCTCAAGGAGCCTAAAAACATCCTGGGGCATAAAAGGGCACTGGAAGGTCAACTGGAAGGAAGGCTGGGCAGCCTGAGGCCCCGAAGGCTCCTGAGCCAGGCCGGGGGACAGGCAGGCAGCAGGTGGGAACCGTCTGCTTGGCAGAGCCTTGTCCGGAGAAGAGGTGGGGCTCGGCGGTCTGGCGCCCCCGCCGGGCCCTCCCAGTTCTGCCTCTCGCCTTACCCTCTCTGGGCACCTGCTGGCCTGGCCATGGCGGCCGCTCTGAGacactgggagcctggagcttgtccTTAGGAGGTTCCAAGTCCAGCGGGGAGGATGGCCCGCGAGCGGCGGTAAAGGGAGGAGAGCAGCAGACCGTCGCAGGGTAACGCAGGTAGAGCTGGTGAACAGCGGGGCATCTGGCCCAGCCTGGGAGAGAGGCCTGTGCTAGCGGTACTCGGGCTGGGGGGGGCAGCGCTCGTGGCCGGCAGGAGagcagaggctcagagggagAATGCTGCGGAGCCAGTGATCTGGAAGTCTGCAACAGCTGGAACACAGGTGGTGAGGCGCCTGTTGTAAGAGGTTCGCTGGGTCAGTGCATAGAAGCCCTTGGCGGCCAAGCTCAAGATTGATGCATCCAGGGAAGCATTCCAGGCAGGAGAGGAGCGCGGTCAGGTTTTCAAGCTGGCGCCCTCTGGAGAAGGGGGTCTGGAGCCAGAAAGGCTCAGCTTGCACTCCCATTGTCCGGGCTGCAAGCCCCGGCTTGGGCTGGCGACCCCGGAGGAGAGAAAGCCCGGCTCGGTGCgctggggaaaggacagagtCGAGAGAAGCAGGGGGGAAGTGGGTTCCGTTTGCCTGTGTTCTAGCTTAGGAGTGGGAGGCTTCACTGAGACCACTCGGTACAACCCACTAAGGTGGGCACATCACCAGCCCCACTCCCATCCGTGCCTCGGACCTGAGCAGAGCAGGAGGCCCCGCCTTGGCTCCTCGGAGGCCCCAGGCACGGGGGCAGCTCCAGGGAAACTTAGGTTTTGAGCTGACACCAGTGCTCACGGTGGTGAGGGGCTGCccccctggaggaggcagggggcgTGGGTTGCCAGGCTGTTGGGTGAGGAGTGATCCAACtagggtgggggcagtggggcctCAGATGGGCCACCGTTTTCCTCTCCAAAGGAAAGGAACTTTTctttgtgaagttttttttttttttttttttttttaaacacaaataccTTACAGTGGTAGAAAACTTAGGAAATGctaagcagaggaaaagaaaataaaaccaccgTGTTTATGCTACCCAGGGGTCATCAGggctcacattttttttaatgtttatattttgacagagacagagcgtgaacaggggaagggcagagagagagggagacacagaacccgaggcaggctccaggctccgagctgtcgggcacagagcccgacgcggggctcaaactcacgaaccgcgataTTGTGAGCTGAGtgttaactaattgagccacccaggcgccccaggctccCATCTCGATATGTCTCTTTCCAGGTCTTTTCAGTACACACGTGTGAGAGTGCTGATTGGTGCATCTCCTTTTTCCTGAAGCGTCCCCAAGGTGATGGCAATAGCCTAGCGGTCTGGGACCCTCCCCTGCCACAGCGTGGGGAGCCTTGTTCTATGAGCTCCTGGCTCCCGCATCTCACCACCCCCGCGGCTTTGCCGAGGTTGTGCCCGTGCTATGGAGAAGAGGCTTCGGATAAAGGAAAAGTAattaccccccccaccccccaagctaGATCCCGACAGGAAAGCCGTCACATCACAGCCTCTCAAggtccccacaccccccagccTCAGAGGCTGTGGCCAGAGTACCTAATGCCCACCGTGCCCAGCAGGTCCTGACCACGACCCAGACTCAGGGCTGAGGGCCGCCGTCCTGCCACCAGAGGCCCCACGCGGCCGTTAGCCCGCACCCACAGGAAGAGGCTGGAGCGGAAAGTGGGCAGTGAGCCTGCAAGGAAAAGGAGCCAGGCGCGGGGCACGGGCACTTGCTTCCCCCTCTGCAGCTCCAGATGCGTGGTGTATGTGGCTGTGGCCGGGGCCTGTGGCGTCACACGGCGGTCCCGGGCCAGTAGCAGGATAAGGACCGCGGAAGCAAACAGAAGCCAGAGGAGACCCAAAACGTAGAAGCCCAGGGGAAGGAGGCAGCACGCGTCCCGGCCGAGGGAAGGGTCATTTCTGGGGCTGCGTGCATTCTCTCGAGCTACCCCTTGAGCCTCTGGGAGGGTAGTTGTGGCACGTGGCCGGGTCGTAAGGAATGAGGTGGCTTTGGGGGTGGTTAAGAATGTGGTTATTTCAGAGGtggttggggtggtggggggtatGGTGGGCTCCGGGGTGGGGGAggtcgtgggggtgggggtcgtgGTGGGCTCCAGGGTGGGGGAGGTCCTGGGGGAGGTTGTGGTCGTGGGGGTCGTGGGGGTCGTGGGGGGCTCCGGGGTGGGGGAGGTCCTGGGGGAGGTTGTGGTCGTGGGGGTCGTGGGGGGCTCCGGGGTGGGGGAGGTCCTGGGGGAGGTTGTGGTCGTGGGGGTCGTggggggctctggggtggggggggtcgtGGTGGTGGGGGTCGTGGGGGGCTCCGTGGTGGGGGGGGTCGTCGTGGGTTCTGGGGTGGTCACGGATGTATTCTGACTCTCAGTGGACTCTTGGGTAGAAGACAGATAGGGCGTCTGGCTGTGTGGATAATCAGACGTTGGGTAGAGTGGGGGCCAGTGGGTTGTGCGGGCTTTGGTGTTGGTGGAGAGCGTGATCCCAGCCGTGGTGAAGGGGTCCTCGTCCTCATACTCGTCATAGCCTATGTCCGCATCCCCGAGGGTGGGGCAGCCCTTCCCCGGGTAGGTGTAGACGGGTGTGTTGGCCAAGTTGATGCATCGCACGCTTTCCACGTTGGGGGTCATGGCCTTGACGTCTACTCCCTCCTTCCACAAGTAGACGTTATTGGGGTTGTCCTGCAGCCAGCGAGTGAAGTAGAGGATTTCGCAGTCGCAGGACCAGGGGTTGCCGTGCAGGAAAGCGAAGGGCAGGAGGAGGTCCCCAAAGAAGTTCTTCGGGATGGTCCGCAGCCAGTTCCCCTGGAGGTACAGGGTGTCGAGCTCCTCCAGTCCTTCCAGGAGCCCGGGGGGCAGCTCGTTCAACTTGTTGTCGGCCAGGCTGAGCTTCCTCAGCCGGGGGGTGGGCGCCAGGAGCCCGGGCGGCAGCATCTTCAGCTTGTTGCCACGCAGGTAGAGCTCGTGGAGTTGGCTCAGGCCGTCCAGGGCACTATGGGACAGCGAGGTCAGCTCGTTGAAGGACGCGTCGAGGGTGTTGAGCGCCGGCAGGGCCTGTCCCAGCGGGGGCAGGCTTCGCAGCTTGTTGTGGGAGACGTCCAGGGTCTCCAGCGCGGGCAGCGTCCCGTCCATCTGCAGGTGGGTCagctggctttggctcaggtgcAGCTGGGCGAGCCGGGTCAGAGGCAGCAGGGAGGCCATGGAGAAGGTGCCCAGGGGGTTCTCGCCCAGGCGGAGGATGGCCGTGTCGGCCGGCAGGTCGGGAGGCGGTGCCTTGAGCCCCCGGTTGTCACAGTTCACTTCCACCTGGCTGGTCACCTGGGAGACCTCGCAGACGGACTGGGGGCGGGAAGGGCTcggcagcaacagcagcaacaggaGGAGAGGCATGGGGGCCTGGCcgggaaggggggggggcttAAGTGGGCACCTCTGGGCCCGGGGCACTAGGCCCCGCCCAGACtctagccccccacccccagcctctgggaCCCCTGCCGACCGAGCTCCCACACgtcctgtccccgcccccccgccgctGCCGTCTCCCACCCTCGCCCCCCAAAGCCTGGACAGCACCACGTCCTCGTCCTCACCCCTCCCTcggggcccccagcccccaagtCCCGCTTACGGGCCAGCGCAAAGACCTCCGAAGGCACAGAGCTGCTGCCACGGTGACTGTCCTTTGCTCTTCCAACTCCAGGGAGGGCCTGCTCGGGCGGGCGGCAGGAAGGGctcagggagggggaggaaacgCCAG belongs to Acinonyx jubatus isolate Ajub_Pintada_27869175 chromosome E1, VMU_Ajub_asm_v1.0, whole genome shotgun sequence and includes:
- the SLC25A11 gene encoding mitochondrial 2-oxoglutarate/malate carrier protein, whose protein sequence is MAATASPGAGGMDGKPRTSPKSVKFLFGGLAGMGATVFVQPLDLVKNRMQLSGEGAKTREYKTSFHALTSILRAEGLRGIYTGLSAGLLRQATYTTTRLGIYTVLFERLTGADGTPPGFLLKALIGMTAGATGAFVGTPAEVALIRMTADGRLPPDQRRGYKNVFNALIRIAREEGVPTLWRGCIPTMARAVVVNAAQLASYSQSKQFLLDSGYFSDNILCHFCASMISGLVTTAASMPVDIAKTRIQNMRMIDGKPEYKNGLDVLVKVVRYEGFFSLWKGFTPYYARLGPHTVLTFIFLEQMNKAYKRLFLSG
- the GP1BA gene encoding platelet glycoprotein Ib alpha chain, whose amino-acid sequence is MPLLLLLLLLPSPSRPQSVCEVSQVTSQVEVNCDNRGLKAPPPDLPADTAILRLGENPLGTFSMASLLPLTRLAQLHLSQSQLTHLQMDGTLPALETLDVSHNKLRSLPPLGQALPALNTLDASFNELTSLSHSALDGLSQLHELYLRGNKLKMLPPGLLAPTPRLRKLSLADNKLNELPPGLLEGLEELDTLYLQGNWLRTIPKNFFGDLLLPFAFLHGNPWSCDCEILYFTRWLQDNPNNVYLWKEGVDVKAMTPNVESVRCINLANTPVYTYPGKGCPTLGDADIGYDEYEDEDPFTTAGITLSTNTKARTTHWPPLYPTSDYPHSQTPYLSSTQESTESQNTSVTTPEPTTTPPTTEPPTTPTTTTPPTPEPPTTPTTTTSPRTSPTPEPPTTPTTTTSPRTSPTPEPPTTPTTPTTTTSPRTSPTLEPTTTPTPTTSPTPEPTIPPTTPTTSEITTFLTTPKATSFLTTRPRATTTLPEAQGVARENARSPRNDPSLGRDACCLLPLGFYVLGLLWLLFASAVLILLLARDRRVTPQAPATATYTTHLELQRGKQVPVPRAWLLFLAGSLPTFRSSLFLWVRANGRVGPLVAGRRPSALSLGRGQDLLGTVGIRYSGHSL